The Chionomys nivalis chromosome 1, mChiNiv1.1, whole genome shotgun sequence sequence gcacttaagaaCTGGGAGCAGAatcagaattcaaggtcatccccaaagtaccaggccagcctgggctatatgagaaacctgtctcaaaaaaaatcaaaaaacagtcATCAAATATATTTCCTACAAATTAGATAAATATTTTAGTGAAATGTATGGAAAAACAATTGTAGATATctttatttatgtaaataaaagCCTGAATTTGAAATAGTCATTAGTTACAAAACTAGAAAAatcaactgaaaagaaaatacttactAGAAAAAATTCTGTAGGTTCTGACTGGGGAGAACTTTTCCTAAAGTTTTCATCCTGAAAGTGCTGGAAGTTTGTAGACAACCCAATTCCAGAGGATCGAAGCCTCCCTGTCCCACGTGTGTTCTGCAAACTGTCTCTGCTTGCACTCCGTGCCAGTGAAGCCAAAAATCCATTATTATTTACACAACCAACAGGCTCTTTGGAAGCTTTGTTAGCCATTTCTGTGATATCTCGAGCTTCGACTTTGGAAATAACATCAGATCTTTTCCCAGGCGAATCGACTTTAACACCACGGAAGCGAGCAGTCCTAGAGAAAGAAGAATCGGCTATGGTTCGAATGTCCAATTCCCGCAGGGCGTTTTGAGAAGCAGGTGCTGAGGGGTTGCCAGACTCCAAACATTTCGACTGTCTCTGTGGCTTCACCAGGGAATTATGTAGCGACACTGGTGCAGCACAGAGGAGTGGCGACAGGAGTCTGTTCTTGTGAGAGCTCGACTCTCGGTGGTTAAGAACTGCATTGTCTACTGGGTCACTGCTCAACACTCTTGCCACATGGTTGAGAGGCTGCTCTGCCGCTCTCAGCCCTCTGTCTCCTTTAGAGAGTGGACACTCTGGAGTTACCTTCCCTATGCCTTCTATACCACTGCTCTCCTCAACACCGTTTCCTTCTGCAAATGGAGCAAATGGGCCTACTTCCGGCAGGAGCAACTCTTCAGATATACATTCTTCTGGCGGAGGAAATAAGACGATATCATCCTCATTATTAGATGGCAGGTTC is a genomic window containing:
- the Zfand4 gene encoding AN1-type zinc finger protein 4 isoform X5 is translated as MNKMKLLKAKMENMNLSKKPKKVVKVKPRPPVAPRPPSSSMAAARHRLLRVLPHIGQSCLPSPGNAYLPETSRNAAASCAAAQAPADRPVSSLRNELLKEDDNWEINTLSHPMGSIRLLPQMTHIELEKDKELADSVLHLGSPLPRRTKHLPGNLPSNNEDDIVLFPPPEECISEELLLPEVGPFAPFAEGNGVEESSGIEGIGKVTPECPLSKGDRGLRAAEQPLNHVARVLSSDPVDNAVLNHRESSSHKNRLLSPLLCAAPVSLHNSLVKPQRQSKCLESGNPSAPASQNALRELDIRTIADSSFSRTARFRGVKVDSPGKRSDVISKVEARDITEMANKASKEPVGCVNNNGFLASLARSASRDSLQNTRGTGRLRSSGIGLSTNFQHFQDENFRKSSPQSEPTEFFLSARGIGMSGNNAAAGKRVGESTHHLPPVKAPLQTKKKIMKHCFLCGKKTGLATSFECRCGNNFCASHRYAETHGCTYDYKSAGRRYLQEANPVVNAPKLPKI